A stretch of the Bacillus sp. FJAT-18017 genome encodes the following:
- a CDS encoding formate/nitrite transporter family protein, whose amino-acid sequence MEVKPLIEIENLAQKKLKIYNQSINHYLLRAMLASMFIGFGVIVAFKTGNYFYMENSPLTYPMAALTFGAAIILIAYGGGDLFTGNTFYYTYAALRRKMAWLDVLKLWVTSYAGNILGAAAFAFLIWSTGLFADSSVNQYLLDVVEKKMHVPTDELFFRGILCNWLVCLAFFIPTTLKGDGPKLFTMMLFVFCFFISGYEHSIANMCTFAIALVLNHPGTISWDGVFHNLIPVTIGNLIGGAIFMAAMYYYVNKPFIQEYEEEEK is encoded by the coding sequence TTGGAAGTTAAACCTTTAATTGAAATTGAAAATCTAGCACAGAAAAAACTTAAAATCTATAACCAAAGTATAAATCATTACTTGCTTAGGGCCATGCTCGCCAGCATGTTCATCGGCTTCGGCGTCATCGTTGCGTTTAAAACAGGGAATTACTTCTACATGGAAAACTCTCCACTAACCTATCCGATGGCCGCACTCACATTCGGAGCAGCCATTATCCTGATCGCTTATGGCGGCGGTGATTTATTTACAGGCAACACCTTTTATTATACATATGCCGCCCTTCGCAGAAAGATGGCATGGCTCGATGTCCTTAAGCTATGGGTTACCAGCTATGCCGGGAATATTCTTGGCGCCGCGGCGTTTGCATTTCTTATTTGGTCTACCGGACTTTTTGCCGATTCCTCCGTCAATCAATATTTACTTGACGTTGTTGAGAAAAAAATGCACGTCCCCACAGATGAACTGTTTTTCCGGGGAATTCTTTGTAACTGGCTCGTTTGTCTTGCCTTCTTCATCCCAACCACTTTAAAAGGCGATGGACCCAAATTATTCACAATGATGTTGTTTGTCTTTTGCTTCTTTATTTCTGGATATGAACACAGCATCGCGAATATGTGCACATTTGCAATTGCACTCGTCCTCAATCATCCTGGCACAATTTCATGGGATGGAGTTTTCCATAACCTAATCCCAGTTACAATTGGCAATTTGATTGGCGGTGCCATTTTTATGGCTGCGATGTATTACTATGTAAATAAACCCTTCATCCAAGAATACGAGGAAGAAGAAAAATAG
- a CDS encoding DUF1836 domain-containing protein → MKEIEELVAKLGLDKQLRLDEMPGIDLYMDQVIQLFENKYADTKRNEDEKILTKTMINNYAKGDLFFPVKKKKYTRDHLVMISMIYQLKGALSINDIKGVLEGINNQAVRGELDLSGFYSIYLDLCETNTGDFMGELAKRYAAVNDKCETNSEDINRKVLLIASLVHMSNMYRRVAEKIADELLEKNSGEK, encoded by the coding sequence ATGAAAGAAATTGAGGAATTAGTGGCCAAGCTTGGACTAGATAAACAATTAAGACTAGACGAAATGCCGGGAATAGACTTGTACATGGATCAGGTTATTCAGCTCTTTGAAAACAAATATGCAGATACAAAGCGGAATGAGGATGAAAAGATCCTGACTAAGACTATGATAAACAACTACGCAAAAGGGGATTTGTTCTTTCCTGTAAAAAAGAAAAAATATACCAGGGACCACCTGGTTATGATCAGCATGATTTATCAGCTGAAGGGTGCTCTATCAATCAATGATATTAAAGGTGTGTTAGAGGGCATTAATAATCAGGCAGTACGAGGCGAACTGGATCTAAGCGGTTTTTATTCAATCTACCTCGACCTTTGTGAGACGAACACTGGAGACTTTATGGGTGAATTGGCCAAACGATATGCTGCTGTTAACGATAAATGTGAAACAAACTCTGAAGATATCAATCGAAAAGTTCTGCTGATTGCGTCTCTTGTTCATATGAGCAATATGTACCGGCGTGTTGCCGAAAAGATCGCAGACGAACTATTGGAGAAGAATTCTGGAGAAAAGTAA
- a CDS encoding TrkH family potassium uptake protein: MQEVFMKTKFDQVTDRLSSVQIIVLYYLTAIIISTFLLLMPITLKDSAELSFIDALFTAVSAVSVTGLATVPIHEVLSYPGTFILALILQVGGIGVMTLGTFIWLILGKKIGLRERMLIMADQNQSALSGIVYLMREILLLFFAVEIIGSIVLGVHFLDYFPTWQEAFRQGFFASVSATTNAGFDITGQSLIPFANDYFVQIVNMLLIVVGAIGFPVLLEFREYLRHRGRFPFRFTLFTKIAVTTFAALLVFGTLFIYLFEFNHLYKDMTWHEAFFYSAFHSSTTRSAGLATIDINQFSSPTHLLLSLLMFIGASPSSVGGGIRTTTFAIAILAIISYAKGQTNIKVFKREVMPEDVVKSFIVIMTAFLICGLSVILLSFIEPAFSLKQILFEVSSAFGTTGLSLGITPELSTAGKWIIMILMFIGRIGIFSFLFIVRGKPKKEKFHYAKERIIIG, from the coding sequence ATGCAAGAGGTTTTTATGAAAACAAAATTTGATCAAGTAACCGACAGACTTTCATCTGTGCAAATTATTGTTCTTTATTATTTGACTGCGATTATTATCTCAACCTTTTTGCTATTAATGCCGATTACCTTGAAGGACTCAGCGGAGCTTTCTTTTATTGATGCTCTTTTTACAGCAGTCAGTGCTGTCAGTGTGACTGGGCTGGCAACTGTTCCAATCCATGAGGTATTAAGCTATCCGGGAACATTTATCCTTGCCCTCATCCTGCAAGTTGGCGGAATCGGAGTCATGACGCTCGGAACCTTTATTTGGCTGATTCTCGGTAAAAAAATTGGCTTGAGGGAACGGATGCTGATCATGGCAGACCAGAATCAGTCCGCGCTTTCTGGAATAGTGTATCTCATGCGTGAAATCCTACTTTTATTCTTTGCGGTCGAAATTATTGGCTCGATAGTCCTTGGGGTTCACTTTCTCGACTACTTCCCAACTTGGCAGGAAGCCTTCAGGCAGGGTTTCTTTGCGTCTGTAAGTGCGACGACAAATGCGGGTTTTGATATTACAGGACAGTCATTGATTCCTTTTGCAAATGATTATTTTGTTCAGATAGTTAATATGCTTCTGATAGTTGTCGGGGCGATAGGGTTCCCTGTTTTGCTTGAATTCAGGGAATACTTGAGACATAGAGGCAGGTTCCCGTTCAGGTTTACCCTTTTTACAAAAATTGCGGTTACAACCTTTGCGGCTTTGCTCGTTTTCGGTACCTTGTTTATTTATTTGTTTGAATTCAATCATCTGTATAAGGACATGACCTGGCATGAGGCGTTTTTTTACTCTGCTTTCCATTCATCAACAACCAGGAGTGCAGGTCTTGCTACAATTGATATTAATCAATTTTCTTCGCCGACCCATCTGCTTCTTAGTTTGCTTATGTTTATTGGGGCATCCCCAAGCAGTGTTGGCGGGGGGATTCGGACAACAACCTTTGCAATAGCAATTTTGGCAATTATCTCTTATGCAAAAGGGCAAACGAATATTAAAGTGTTCAAACGGGAAGTTATGCCAGAAGACGTTGTGAAGTCATTTATCGTTATCATGACTGCTTTCCTGATTTGCGGCTTGTCCGTCATATTGCTCTCTTTTATAGAACCAGCCTTTTCCTTGAAGCAAATATTGTTTGAAGTGTCATCAGCTTTTGGAACGACGGGGCTTTCGCTCGGTATTACACCTGAGCTGAGTACTGCTGGAAAATGGATCATCATGATCCTTATGTTTATCGGCAGGATTGGAATCTTTTCGTTCTTGTTTATTGTGAGAGGGAAACCGAAGAAAGAGAAGTTCCATTATGCGAAGGAACGAATTATTATCGGATAG
- the trhA gene encoding PAQR family membrane homeostasis protein TrhA, translated as MNTYVREPVNGFTHLAGALLSFAGLLAMVIKASLAGMSGVAITAVIIFGVSMILLYSASATYHLVIAKDKVIAFLRRLDHSMIFILIAGTYTPYCLISLNGRAGWILFGIVSTAALGGIIFKMVWFDCPRWLSTSLYIILGWMVVFVAPLLSGNLHWAGLFLLILGGIFYTIGGIIYGAKPEFLRTKHMGFHEIFHIFILLGSLAHFLSVYLFVL; from the coding sequence ATGAATACTTATGTTCGCGAACCTGTTAATGGATTTACCCATTTAGCCGGTGCCCTTCTTTCATTTGCCGGGCTTTTAGCAATGGTCATCAAGGCTTCACTCGCTGGAATGTCTGGAGTTGCCATTACAGCAGTAATCATTTTCGGTGTTAGCATGATTTTGCTTTATTCCGCTTCCGCTACTTACCATTTGGTCATCGCGAAAGATAAAGTAATTGCATTCTTGCGCCGTCTTGACCATTCCATGATTTTCATTTTAATCGCCGGAACGTATACCCCTTATTGCCTAATATCTCTAAATGGGCGTGCCGGTTGGATCCTCTTTGGCATTGTTTCCACAGCAGCACTTGGCGGTATTATTTTCAAAATGGTCTGGTTCGACTGCCCGCGCTGGCTTTCGACCTCCCTTTATATTATTCTCGGCTGGATGGTAGTATTTGTGGCTCCATTACTATCCGGAAACCTTCATTGGGCAGGTTTATTCCTGCTGATTCTTGGGGGGATTTTTTATACAATTGGCGGCATCATTTATGGTGCGAAGCCTGAATTCCTCCGGACAAAGCATATGGGCTTTCATGAGATATTCCACATTTTTATCCTGCTTGGGAGTTTAGCCCACTTCCTGAGCGTTTATCTATTTGTCTTATAA
- a CDS encoding PAS domain-containing sensor histidine kinase: MNKKFYLSSIIAIIALIIGTNYLFTLFGASNQVMTLSLAKDTLLTTIIGILIYLLLKKTRELNRARLGEQQLSTLINSMVDFVNFKDGKGRWIEVNEYGLELFQLTGVDYRGKKDSELAPFSRDYGDALRYCEISDEEAWTNRKITRVEEILETPSGVKRIFDTIKIPLFYPDGERKGLVIIGRDITENRMLINLLEDSRQQYKSLFEYNPDIVYMTDLTGMFTNVNSRFKEVTGYEPADIIGKRILDLMPNADKRMLGRYLSAVVIHKEPQTIELEITTSTGSTIIVECTSMPIIINGNTTGLIGYGKNVTKLRETEEQLRRSEKLSVVGEMSASVAHEIRNPLTSLIGFVQLLQSEDEKHQSYYAIMKNELNRINSIVGELLLLAKPQEIKFQHSNLYLILHDVITLLETEAAFYNVQLEYTIGRQELFLDCERNQLKQLFINVIKNAIEASHPGGKVKVWATRTGHGTVTVTITDTGIGISKNRLEKIGQPFYSSKEKGTGLGLTVSFKIVESHRGKMEFSSEINKGTKVLIELPIEKTSPAA, translated from the coding sequence ATGAACAAAAAGTTTTACCTTTCTAGCATTATAGCCATCATCGCCCTAATTATCGGAACAAACTATCTATTTACCCTGTTCGGGGCTTCAAATCAAGTTATGACGCTTAGTCTCGCAAAGGATACTCTATTAACAACAATTATAGGCATTCTTATTTACCTTCTCTTAAAAAAAACAAGAGAACTCAATCGAGCCAGACTAGGGGAACAACAACTTTCCACCCTTATCAACTCGATGGTTGATTTCGTGAATTTCAAGGATGGAAAAGGAAGATGGATTGAAGTTAATGAATATGGACTTGAGTTGTTCCAACTTACCGGAGTAGATTATCGAGGCAAAAAGGATTCAGAACTGGCACCATTTTCGAGGGATTATGGCGATGCACTCCGTTATTGTGAAATTTCGGATGAAGAAGCCTGGACCAATCGGAAGATAACTAGAGTTGAAGAAATCCTTGAAACACCCTCTGGAGTTAAAAGGATATTTGACACCATTAAAATACCCCTGTTTTATCCGGATGGAGAACGTAAAGGACTTGTCATTATCGGCCGTGATATTACTGAAAATAGAATGCTCATTAATTTGCTTGAGGATAGCAGGCAGCAGTATAAATCCTTGTTTGAATATAACCCGGATATCGTTTACATGACTGATTTAACAGGAATGTTTACTAACGTCAATTCACGCTTTAAGGAAGTAACCGGCTATGAACCAGCCGATATTATCGGTAAACGTATTCTAGATTTGATGCCGAATGCGGATAAAAGAATGCTTGGCCGTTATCTTTCAGCGGTCGTGATTCATAAGGAGCCACAAACCATTGAACTCGAAATAACTACGAGTACGGGATCCACCATTATCGTGGAGTGCACCTCGATGCCAATCATCATAAACGGAAACACCACAGGATTAATTGGATATGGCAAAAACGTTACCAAGTTGAGAGAAACCGAGGAGCAGCTCCGGCGCTCCGAAAAGCTTTCCGTTGTCGGAGAAATGTCTGCAAGTGTAGCACATGAAATACGGAATCCGCTGACATCGCTGATTGGGTTTGTACAGCTCTTGCAATCCGAGGATGAAAAGCATCAGTCCTACTATGCAATCATGAAAAACGAACTCAATCGAATCAACTCGATTGTGGGGGAGCTGCTCTTATTAGCAAAGCCACAGGAAATAAAATTCCAGCATTCAAATTTATATCTGATTTTGCACGATGTCATCACATTGCTTGAAACAGAAGCTGCCTTTTATAATGTACAGCTCGAGTACACCATCGGAAGGCAGGAATTATTTCTGGATTGCGAGCGAAACCAGCTTAAACAATTGTTTATCAATGTGATCAAAAACGCAATTGAAGCCTCACATCCAGGCGGAAAAGTAAAAGTGTGGGCAACAAGAACGGGGCACGGAACCGTAACTGTCACCATAACTGATACAGGAATTGGAATCTCCAAGAATAGACTTGAGAAAATAGGCCAGCCGTTCTATTCCTCTAAGGAAAAAGGAACCGGACTTGGCCTAACCGTCAGCTTTAAAATAGTTGAATCACATCGCGGGAAGATGGAATTTTCGAGCGAAATCAACAAAGGGACAAAAGTGCTAATTGAATTACCTATCGAAAAAACCTCCCCTGCAGCATAA
- a CDS encoding MFS transporter: MLKRNLAIMWFSNFFIGGSLTMVMPFISLYIESFGVSSEEYVQHWSGITFAATFVTAFLFSPVLGRLGDRFGRKRILLMLGLGMSLSLFLMGMVTTVWQLLALRLFMGFFAGSIPITQAFISTQTPKEIAGKVLGTLQTGNITGTLLGPMIGGFLADSIGYADTFRGTSAIILISVLLITMVKEFRVDIKFDEKINYSRLDVVQLIIRNPALTAVLFISMLIQIALFSIQPILALFVSDIHGPENLAFFSGLAFSAAGFGNLFMARKWGELADKIGYIKILIFLLLAGGVLYIPGMFVTEVWQLILIRFGLGVTIGGIIPVRMAYIRQEAPVSIQGEVLGYNQSLRFLGNIIGPILGGFLAASYGFPSVFLVTSILLLLSGFTLLVVTRKMHHSKNEVH; this comes from the coding sequence ATGTTAAAACGGAATTTGGCCATCATGTGGTTTTCCAATTTCTTTATTGGCGGGAGCCTGACCATGGTCATGCCTTTCATTTCTCTTTATATTGAGAGCTTCGGAGTTTCTTCCGAGGAATATGTACAGCACTGGTCGGGGATAACTTTCGCGGCCACATTTGTGACTGCATTCTTGTTTTCTCCTGTATTAGGCCGGCTCGGCGACAGGTTTGGGCGAAAAAGAATTCTTTTGATGCTTGGTTTGGGAATGTCTCTTTCCCTCTTTTTAATGGGCATGGTAACCACTGTTTGGCAGCTTCTTGCACTCCGCTTATTCATGGGTTTTTTTGCCGGAAGCATTCCAATCACCCAGGCCTTTATCTCAACACAGACACCAAAGGAAATAGCAGGAAAAGTGTTGGGCACCTTACAAACCGGAAACATCACCGGTACACTGCTCGGCCCCATGATCGGCGGTTTTCTTGCCGACTCTATTGGCTATGCTGATACCTTTAGAGGTACGTCGGCAATCATTCTCATTTCGGTCCTTTTAATTACAATGGTGAAAGAATTCAGGGTTGATATAAAGTTTGATGAAAAAATTAATTATAGCCGCCTTGACGTTGTGCAGCTCATCATAAGGAATCCGGCGCTTACCGCTGTCCTGTTTATTTCAATGCTCATCCAAATTGCCTTATTCAGCATCCAGCCTATTCTTGCCCTTTTTGTCAGTGACATTCACGGGCCCGAAAATCTCGCTTTCTTTTCAGGTCTAGCCTTTTCGGCAGCAGGCTTCGGCAATTTATTTATGGCAAGGAAATGGGGCGAACTAGCCGACAAAATAGGGTATATAAAAATCCTGATCTTTCTTCTGCTCGCCGGAGGAGTCCTGTATATTCCTGGTATGTTTGTAACCGAGGTCTGGCAGCTAATTTTAATCCGCTTTGGCCTAGGTGTTACCATCGGAGGGATTATCCCAGTGAGAATGGCTTATATCCGCCAGGAAGCTCCCGTGTCTATCCAAGGTGAAGTTTTGGGCTATAACCAAAGCCTCCGTTTCCTCGGAAACATTATAGGACCAATTCTGGGCGGCTTCCTTGCGGCTAGCTACGGCTTCCCTTCAGTATTCCTTGTAACAAGCATCCTTCTTCTCCTAAGCGGGTTCACCTTGCTTGTGGTCACAAGAAAAATGCATCACTCAAAAAACGAGGTACATTAA
- a CDS encoding glycosyl hydrolase family 28-related protein, giving the protein MLYLGKEHDPRKNRKLISDLSAGSPNISEAVAHTEKLFENMSVGVRDIIRQKSFSSRLKQFFNRMPVLFFAKQAGISDESTTLVGPDGHAFPSWKPILDEEYTHLMSVIDTEVNVSDFGAVGDGVTDNTEAFKKAIGKGRVIVRIPKGTFVTQEIRLPSWTCLIGEGKGQTILKLHDKAPKSSQLVTNSSHWKGNRNIFVKGMSLDWNIERLGNIPKTAAGNNFSSCLLFANVTFGWVMDVEGINPGLHCFDVSSTIYNYSGDGYRARGGSNYIWLDGLNGYGFGDDGVTTHHSDNILISNCHMCDPSGRSHKKGFSNSNGFEADDGSRNVWLVNNSSTRCFGGVEIKAHHNSSAASNVHIIGHLSVNDNRSFNFRHIGHHKSTDPISKTAFNIRATNLVSIAPIHTDLYVGSKPRALVVSAYRNVAINQFTAIGDPDYDYGGEPVMAIQYRSRNVVLDNISVSNFRTACADVKVFGGDNCADSVAVRNLTVRDSAKQAVQIGKGVSQVRIGRVLALGSSQSHNEKKA; this is encoded by the coding sequence TTGCTTTATCTCGGAAAGGAACATGACCCTAGAAAAAACAGAAAATTAATCTCGGACCTGTCAGCAGGAAGCCCGAATATCTCAGAGGCGGTTGCGCATACCGAAAAACTTTTTGAAAACATGAGTGTGGGCGTCAGGGATATTATTAGACAGAAATCTTTTTCTTCTAGGCTGAAACAATTTTTCAACCGAATGCCTGTCCTTTTTTTCGCAAAGCAAGCTGGCATATCGGATGAATCAACAACTCTGGTCGGACCTGATGGACATGCCTTTCCATCTTGGAAACCAATTCTCGATGAGGAATACACTCACCTGATGTCAGTCATTGATACTGAAGTGAATGTCTCCGACTTCGGCGCTGTCGGGGATGGTGTTACAGATAACACAGAAGCATTTAAAAAGGCCATCGGCAAAGGAAGGGTAATTGTACGGATACCAAAAGGAACATTCGTCACTCAAGAGATTCGCCTTCCATCCTGGACCTGCCTGATTGGCGAAGGAAAAGGCCAAACTATTCTTAAACTCCATGACAAGGCACCAAAATCATCACAGCTAGTTACAAATTCTTCCCATTGGAAAGGAAATCGCAACATCTTCGTTAAAGGCATGAGCCTTGACTGGAATATTGAAAGGCTGGGGAATATCCCTAAAACAGCAGCAGGCAATAATTTTTCCAGCTGTTTGCTCTTTGCGAATGTAACGTTTGGCTGGGTAATGGATGTGGAGGGAATCAACCCTGGACTTCATTGCTTTGATGTATCCTCGACCATTTATAATTATTCCGGTGATGGGTACCGGGCACGAGGAGGAAGCAACTATATCTGGCTGGACGGACTGAACGGATACGGCTTCGGGGATGACGGCGTAACAACCCATCATAGCGATAATATACTAATTTCCAACTGCCATATGTGCGATCCAAGCGGACGCTCGCATAAAAAAGGGTTTTCTAATTCAAATGGATTTGAAGCCGATGACGGATCCAGGAATGTTTGGCTCGTTAACAACTCGTCAACACGCTGCTTTGGCGGGGTTGAAATAAAAGCGCATCATAATTCCTCGGCCGCATCAAACGTCCATATCATCGGCCACTTATCGGTCAACGATAACCGTTCCTTCAATTTTCGCCATATAGGGCACCACAAAAGCACCGATCCAATTTCTAAAACAGCTTTTAATATCCGTGCGACAAACCTTGTATCTATCGCACCAATCCATACCGATTTGTATGTGGGTTCAAAACCGCGGGCACTGGTCGTTTCCGCATACCGGAATGTAGCAATTAATCAGTTTACCGCAATCGGGGACCCGGATTATGACTATGGTGGCGAACCAGTGATGGCGATTCAGTACAGGTCTCGGAATGTTGTACTTGATAATATTTCAGTAAGTAATTTCCGCACTGCCTGTGCAGATGTGAAGGTATTCGGGGGTGACAACTGCGCTGATTCCGTAGCGGTTCGAAACCTAACAGTCAGAGATTCCGCTAAACAAGCTGTCCAGATTGGCAAAGGCGTTAGCCAAGTAAGAATTGGCAGGGTACTTGCGCTCGGAAGCAGCCAATCACATAATGAAAAAAAGGCATAG
- a CDS encoding tetratricopeptide repeat protein translates to MNLEKMLIEKMYYERLMEGHEGGYPAAVLAEAFLAAIQKGEAGLPEIRFAQGEVYFSFRDYESAIFKWEGIDGALGQWAIKNTGDAYYELGQLAKAEDFYKSVSSENRTLRAEVALQLFSLYIERGKEDAASQTIKGLIEENPDYPDATILARKFFEGREDWDSATELAVDETVRIKSADWAGVLTGYVERGVTVNREPSYFKHVLKTLYEVDQKQFGLLAVELWRSYKGRESYFSWITGWDQLLGELEDVPSGIWPELSILYKEAYLDFTTSGNYSISSLAPIMPPLLSNWLAIADPTTLGLAASALLAWSGKFPAGISQNSIETAEKALTYSSRTENDFAEGLALLSEIASWAQSRGLKIGPRLEWIAGELANFRTRHIVTAGMEGSGKAWALRMILGESYPEEAGGSRKTFAFHYQDEAAIGLVTDEGIVKGDVLEEVEEENSSNGIFTFSMPIPFLRDSGLSLIDLPEFSGEDVGFEDLEYIHLADSLFFAVDSAALLTTPERIALARIREQAPGLPVHFLLTQQGEPDPNEFEQAAMVLKNSFPESEVIKVGPAPNKDRLFESIVKAAVIGTPERSILGNRTDKLLLLIRKTLDHLLLQRMEQETGIQEIIENREQMSAKLTGAMNQLDDIEAERIEKVRKSYRQIIDEAKAEALVDIPALLKGSADFLKETSDFRTVHFEMNDEMNRRLNVYLNDTLLPKLRSSLAGWIEEIGGELDVIQEFFDEMSESFNSLYGNNWIKLDCDFRILEDWKRDIDRMGTRYQLDKVNVLLRRTPSQILLKGAGKLLGALPQNNAMLYNRYKAFVEGEDYTDAARQVNSRFFLQFDMFEKAIGNDISLFFKNPRTVLAETLSDTEDKLADSRGLAADMKKNPEKFHDPMSLFTIRLRQLEWLDMTGEKLF, encoded by the coding sequence ATGAATCTTGAAAAAATGCTGATTGAAAAGATGTATTATGAACGCTTGATGGAAGGGCATGAAGGGGGCTACCCCGCAGCTGTACTGGCAGAAGCGTTTCTCGCCGCAATTCAGAAGGGGGAAGCTGGGCTTCCGGAAATTCGATTTGCTCAGGGGGAAGTATACTTTTCATTCCGTGACTATGAATCTGCCATTTTTAAATGGGAGGGTATAGATGGGGCACTTGGGCAATGGGCTATAAAAAATACAGGCGATGCTTATTATGAACTTGGGCAGCTCGCTAAAGCAGAGGACTTTTACAAGTCGGTTAGTTCCGAGAACCGGACCTTACGGGCGGAAGTGGCGCTCCAGCTTTTCTCGCTTTACATTGAAAGAGGAAAAGAAGATGCAGCTTCCCAAACTATTAAGGGATTAATTGAGGAAAACCCAGATTATCCGGATGCCACCATCCTGGCACGAAAGTTTTTTGAGGGCAGAGAGGATTGGGATAGTGCAACGGAATTGGCTGTTGATGAAACGGTGAGAATTAAGTCGGCGGATTGGGCTGGTGTCCTTACTGGATATGTTGAACGAGGAGTAACTGTAAACCGGGAACCATCCTATTTCAAACATGTCTTGAAAACCCTTTATGAAGTTGATCAAAAGCAGTTTGGTCTGCTTGCGGTTGAACTCTGGAGGAGTTACAAGGGACGAGAAAGCTATTTTTCCTGGATTACAGGCTGGGATCAGCTGCTTGGAGAATTAGAAGATGTTCCGTCTGGTATTTGGCCTGAGTTATCGATTCTTTACAAAGAGGCTTATCTCGATTTCACGACTTCGGGGAATTATTCAATTTCATCACTTGCTCCAATCATGCCGCCGCTATTAAGCAACTGGCTTGCGATAGCAGATCCGACCACGCTGGGGCTGGCTGCCTCGGCACTGCTTGCCTGGAGTGGGAAGTTCCCAGCGGGTATATCACAGAATTCGATAGAAACAGCAGAAAAGGCATTGACTTATTCCAGCCGGACAGAGAATGATTTTGCTGAAGGTCTGGCCCTTCTCTCTGAAATAGCTTCATGGGCACAATCACGAGGTTTAAAGATTGGTCCGAGACTTGAATGGATTGCAGGGGAGCTTGCTAATTTCAGGACCAGGCATATCGTGACAGCTGGCATGGAAGGGAGCGGAAAAGCTTGGGCACTCCGTATGATTCTGGGGGAATCATATCCAGAAGAAGCCGGTGGCTCCCGCAAGACATTCGCTTTTCACTATCAGGACGAAGCAGCAATTGGTCTTGTGACAGATGAGGGAATTGTTAAAGGGGATGTACTTGAAGAAGTAGAAGAGGAAAATTCAAGTAATGGGATATTTACATTTTCAATGCCGATTCCATTTCTCCGGGATTCTGGGCTTTCACTTATTGACCTGCCTGAGTTTTCAGGTGAGGATGTAGGATTCGAGGATTTGGAGTATATACATTTGGCAGATAGCCTTTTCTTTGCGGTAGATTCAGCGGCTTTGCTGACAACACCGGAACGGATTGCGCTTGCTCGTATCCGGGAGCAGGCACCAGGACTTCCAGTCCATTTCTTGCTTACTCAACAAGGTGAACCTGACCCGAATGAGTTCGAACAAGCGGCTATGGTGCTGAAAAACTCCTTTCCGGAATCCGAAGTCATTAAAGTGGGCCCGGCTCCGAACAAGGATAGGCTTTTTGAGAGCATAGTTAAGGCGGCCGTCATAGGAACTCCGGAACGAAGCATTCTCGGCAACCGGACAGATAAATTGCTGCTTCTGATTAGAAAAACGCTTGACCATCTTCTGTTACAAAGAATGGAACAGGAAACAGGTATACAGGAGATTATAGAGAATCGGGAGCAAATGTCAGCCAAATTGACAGGAGCAATGAACCAGTTGGATGACATTGAAGCGGAAAGGATTGAAAAGGTCCGGAAATCTTACCGTCAAATCATTGATGAAGCAAAAGCTGAAGCGCTGGTTGACATTCCGGCACTGCTTAAGGGGTCGGCTGACTTTTTAAAGGAAACGAGTGATTTCCGCACCGTTCATTTTGAGATGAATGATGAAATGAACAGAAGATTGAATGTTTATTTGAATGATACACTTTTGCCGAAGTTAAGGTCCTCGCTAGCTGGCTGGATTGAAGAAATCGGCGGGGAATTGGATGTTATTCAGGAATTTTTTGATGAAATGAGTGAAAGCTTCAATTCGCTTTACGGAAACAATTGGATTAAGCTGGATTGCGATTTCAGGATACTCGAGGATTGGAAACGGGATATTGACAGGATGGGAACCAGATATCAACTTGATAAGGTAAATGTGCTGCTGCGCCGGACCCCATCGCAAATTCTTTTAAAGGGCGCGGGTAAATTGTTGGGAGCATTGCCTCAAAATAATGCCATGCTTTATAACCGTTATAAAGCATTTGTTGAAGGCGAGGATTATACCGATGCGGCAAGGCAAGTCAATAGCAGGTTCTTCTTACAATTTGACATGTTTGAAAAAGCAATTGGCAATGATATTTCGCTGTTCTTTAAGAACCCGCGTACCGTCCTTGCAGAAACTCTCTCGGACACGGAAGATAAATTGGCCGACAGCAGAGGGTTGGCAGCTGACATGAAGAAGAATCCCGAAAAATTCCATGACCCTATGTCATTGTTCACTATCAGGTTAAGGCAGCTTGAGTGGCTTGACATGACAGGGGAAAAATTATTTTAA